DNA sequence from the Macrobrachium nipponense isolate FS-2020 chromosome 26, ASM1510439v2, whole genome shotgun sequence genome:
CAGtacgggcgggccactgggcccgccaaGCCGGTCCCCGGGGCGGGGGGGCCCCcaagtcggcccgccgaggtatccggggcgggcgggccagtcgggcCTGCCGAGGTCCCGGGGCAGGCatgccagtcggcccgccgaggtctcCGGGGCGGGCGGGGCAGCTGCGCCCGCCGAGGTCTCCGGGGCGGGCCGGGCCAGTCAGCCCGCCGAGGTTCGAGGGCGGGCGGGCCCGACACCGAGGTCCCCGAGGGTCGTCGGGCGGGCCACaaggcccgccgaggtccccagggcgggcgggccagtctgcccgccgaggtccccgggacgggcgggccagtcggcccgccgaggttccCGAGGGCGGGCGGGGCCCGCCCGAGGTctccgggcgggcgggccagtcagCCCGCCGAGGTTCCCGAGGGCGGGCGGGCCCGGAGGCAcaccgaggtccccggggcgggcgggccactaggcccgccgagggtccccagggcgggcgggccagtctgccgccgaggtccccgggacgggcgtgccagtcggcccgccgaggtccccctggggcgggcgggccagtcggcccgccgaggtccccggggtggCGGCCAGTCGGCCCGCCCAGGTCccagggcgggcgggccagtcggcccgccgaggtccccggggcgtgTGGGCCAGTCGGCCCGCTGAGGTCTCCGGGGCGGGTGGGCCaatgggcccgccgaggtccccggggcaaGCGGCTGCTGGCCCCGCCGAGGTCcacggggcgggcgggccagtcggcccgccgaggtgcccgccgaggtccccgggagGGACGGGCGGCCACTGGGCCCGCCAAGGTCCCCAGGGCGGGCCGGCCAGTCAGCCTGCCAaggtccccgggcgggcgggccagtcggccctccgaggtccccggggcgggcgggccagtccgGCCCGCCGAGGTCCTCGGGGCGGGCAGGGGcagcgggccagtcggcccgctgAGGTCTCCGGGCGGGAGGGCCAGTCAGCCCGCCGAGGTGCCCAGCCAGGTACCCCGAGACatgggcgggcgggccactgggcccgccaaGGTCCCCAGGGCGGGCCGGCCAGTCAGCCTGccaaggtccccggggcggggcctgccgaggtccccgggtcgggcgggcgggccagtcggccctccgaggtccccggggcgggcgggcgggccagtcggcccgcagAGGTCTCCGGGGTAGGCTGGGCGGGCGGGGGCCAGTCGGCCCACGAGGTCTccgggcgggcgggcaggcgggcggggcaggcgggccagtcggcccgctgAGGTctccggggcgggcgggccagtcagCCCGCCGAGGTTTCCCGGGGGCGGGCGGGGCCCGGAGGCAcaccgaggtccccggggcgggcgggccactaggcccgccgaggtccccggggcgggcgggccagtctgcccgccgaggtccccgggacgggcgggccagtcggcccgccgaggtccccggggcggggggcgggccagtcggcccgccgaggtccccggggcggcgggccagtcggccggccgaggtccccggggcgtgTGGGCCAGTCGGCCCGCTGAGGTctccggggcgggcgggccaatgGGCCCGCCGAGGTCGCCCGGGGCAAGCGGGCtgctgggcccgccgaggtccccggggcgggcgggccagtcggcccgccgaggtgcccgccgaggtccccaccccgggacgggcgggccactgggcccgccaaGGTCCCCAGGGCGGGCCGGCCAGTCAGCCTGccaaggtccccggggcggggcgCCGAGGTGCCCCGGGgcggcgggccagtcggccctccgaggtccccggggcgggcgggccagtcctGCCCGCCGAGGtctccgggacgggcgggccactgggcccgccaaGGTCCCCGGGGCGGCGGGCCAGTCAGCCCGCCCAAAGTCCCCGCCCCGGGGCGGGGCTAgcggccactgggcccgccgaggtccccggggcggggcggGCGGGCCGGTCGGCCCGCCGTggtccccgggcgggcgggccactgggcccgccgaggtccccggggcgggcgggggcCAGTCGCCCCGCTGAGGTCTCCGGGGTGGCGGTCcaattgggaggtaaagtgaatttagatattaaaggacatttgtagcttgaattgatatataaatggatcacggttcgatgtgataattattcataacaaaaggctacgtgctgtcaaacgctcgaattggccaacatggtagacgggtttcatatcgattctaattacgaaagcgcccagatcgagggtgattttgtaaggtcagaatcgatatgaagttatagcgtctctgttggctgattggatagcgtcactgactgtcctgatttcgtccccgtccacttggacatgGACGTCACCCTCGGACGGTGTCGAAAACAAATGGAcggtgaaattattatcaattattccccttcggtacatattatgatatcatttgggaggtaaagtgaatttagacattaaaggacattgtagcgaatgatatatatggatcacgttcgatgtgaattattcatatatatatatatatatatagatatataatatatattatatatatatatatatatatatatatatataactgacacTTACGTAAATGACCTAGAACTCTTGACACCTACATAACGACCTTGAAAGCTGACACCTACAAAAATGACCTTCCATTTGAGTTATGTGAATGACGATCCAGTTTGAGAGCTAAACTAGAAATATTCTCCATACTGACcactattaaaaaaaagggaaaaaagcctCTTGTTCtgatatacaaaaattattttctgttcttcCAGTACATGAATAGATACCAAAACCTGACCAACCACATACATGTGACCATCGTTCTTACAGATGCCGGCGTCTTCCTCTGTGGGACGACTACCTAGATATCCTAGCATTTTGACANNNNNNNNNNNNNNNNNNNNNNNNNNNNNNNNNNNNNNNNNNNNNNNNNNNNNNNNNNNNNNNNNNNNNNNNNNNNNNNNNNNNNNNNNNNNNNNNNNNNNNNNNNNNNNNNNNNNNNNNNNNNNNNNNNNNNNNNNNNNNNNNNNNNNNNNNNNNNNNNNNNNNNNNNNNNNNNNNNNNNNNNNNNNNNNNNNNNNNNNNNNNNNNNNNNNNNNNNNNNNNNNNNNNNNNNNNNNNNNNNNNNNNNNNNNNNNNNNNNNNNNNNNNNNNNNNNNNNNNNNNNNNNNNNNNNNNNNNNNNNNNNNNNNNNNNNNNNNNNNNNNNNNNNNNNNNNNNNNNNNNNNNNNNNNNNNNNNNNNNNNNNNNNNNNNNNNNNNNNNNNNNNNNNNNNNNNNNNNNNNNNNNNNNNNNNNNNNNNNNNNNNNNNNNNNNNNNNNNNNNNNNNNNNNNNNNNNNNNNNNNNNNNNNNNNNNNNNNNNNNNNNNNNNNNNNNNNNNNNNTggggttctgcacccttatttgacccagtcaaccaattcaaatcctctcgaccttgaaaccattcctggactattctggccgtatggctggggcagccgtcatgaatgaaaatgacaggactaggtggaaagggataattccgctggtgaagtgaagggaggaagaaagcctgaagaattttaacgtatttttcactggtgaaacccttcagtcttggtgatatcacatataccatgtaaggaaatccaggcccataCGTTTACgattacaagccactcctggccacttcgtaaatatttcctcggtggtatctgaaggaaaacaatctgaattttttgcaatttacgcgttgctttccgtaacaggaaaaataatgatatatcgtttggggaaatgtaatgctaagtaacaacccctgcattaagataatgtttattcatctatgaggattaatacttattacaagtttgcctcctccaacctcttataaaCTAAagcagctcgaaagctgattagtggaattcacgttaagagaggaacaccacCACCTTTAATAAACAGTGTtccaaacagacaattaacaatttatcattatgaagacatagaattttaaacgttatcaatgacagtaatgacctgagattttgcaatgccagtaacagccaatcaatcaatcagtccaaGTAATcctgtgatttaatatatcactttgttcggtgataatgatatcactgctacagcacccctattacacgctaacaagtttgtcacccaatcatggctagactgaggtgtataaattttgatagttatctgtcctctgctagtagtattcgttatagtctccaaatgagcagcaacatatagttctccgggcacagatcgtcgctctacgagaaagtgggctttcaataggtgctgttgcacagcgtcttgacgtctcccctacaacagtaaataaatggaaaaggaggcacgcttagactgggaaattgaccgactttggatagcatttatttatttcatttatttattaatcttttaaactataaaccttataaacccatgaaattatgaaacctaaagtACAGTTgctttggtcctgttgaactctaatagtgattctttctctttacttcccagaataccaaatagcgttcccataattaaacaggctataattaatcttgattatctaggtatctgcatgttaattacctatttcagttcgaagacctccaccacgaatgaccacctgttaggataacgacgacattcgacgagcagcataagaggatccttttaccaatactattgctatttgtgaacgtctggtattaaatgtttcggctatgacggtgcgaagacgtctgcatgaggcaggaatacctcacagaattcctgccaagaaggaatttctatccgaacggcatcgtgctgataggcttgcctttgttcaacagtttgtgtgGGAggttatggaattttggtctcgagtcgtatgcagtgacgaaaggtcttttactataCCTGCCACACGCTAAGTTGGCGGTGATGGTCCGCCCACTTCGT
Encoded proteins:
- the LOC135199944 gene encoding basic proline-rich protein-like, with protein sequence MSVGQMLDSTRWIVGPRVKTGKGATFIIVHAGGEYDSCGKQHKYLQEYEIDKIARDAGHEVLRLPPYHCEFTRVVSMENISSLALKLDRHSHNSNGRSFLPQRGDWPPPAPGTSAGPVARPPGDHGGPTGPPAPPRGPRRAQWPLAPPRGGDFGRADWPAAPGTLAGPVARPSRRPRRAGLARPPRGPRRADWPAAPGHLGAPPRGPWQADWPARPGDLGGPSGPPVPGWGPRRAPRRADWPARPGDLGGPSSPLAPGDLGGPIGPPAPETSAGRLAHTPRGPRPADWPAAPGTSAGRLAHWPARPGDLGGPSGPPAPGTSVCLRAPPAPGKPRRADWPARPGDLSGPTGPPAPPACPPARRPRGPTGPRPPSLPRRPLRADWPARPPRGPRRADWPARPTRGPRQAPPRGPWQADWPARPGDLGGPSGPPAHVSGYLAGHLGGLTGPPARRPQRADWPAAPARPEDLGGPDWPARPGDLGGPTGPPARGPWQADWPARPGDLGGPSGRPSLPGTSAGTSAGRLARPPRGPRRGQQPLAPGTSAGPLAHPPRRPQRADWPTRPGDLGGPTGPPALGPGRADWPPPRGPRRADWPARPRGTSAGRLAHLGRAPPALGNLGGPTGPPVPGTSAGRLARPPWGPRRALWPARRPSGTSVSGPPALEPRRADWPGPPRRPRRAQLPRPPRRPRRADWHACPGTSAGPTGPPAPDTSAGRLGGPPAPGTGLAGPVARPYWGPWRAHWPATGTSAAHWPPTLGNSAGRLARHRPGDLISRPSGPPRPAPGTSAGPVARRPPRPGDPRRADWPARPGGPWRADWPARPSGTSAGPAALAPCPGDLGGPLARPPPPETSAGDWPTRPGDLGGPTGPPGTSACLRACPPPGDLACLRARPPLGTIACLRARPPPPGDLGVPPGPPAGDLGVPPGRLPPGDLGVPPGPPAPRGPRRASGPQPPWDLACLRSRPAGTSAWLPGPPAPRGPQRASGPARPPLGPRRASGRPPPRGPRRARAPHPPGTSACLRACPPPGDLGRAPGPPAPLPGDLGRAPGPPAGRGPRQASWPACPRDLGGPPGPPTPRGPSAGLLARAPRAVRRPCRHLPFA